A window of Pseudodesulfovibrio hydrargyri contains these coding sequences:
- a CDS encoding TRAP transporter large permease, translating into MSYEMIALMMFSSLVMLLITGQRFFGAVGFVAAASSLLLWGNGGAEMPFNAAIVLLNWYPLLTLPLFIFMGYILSESGIASDLYKMFHVFMGPIPGGLALGTIVLMVAISAMNGLSVAGMAIGSSIALPEMLKRGYDKKMISGVIQAGSSLGIMIPPSIVLVLYGMIARQPVSQLWLAGVFPGLLLAVMFAVYILVRCKLQPDMGPALPAEERDMPRAEKLRLLGAGVMPLFIIFSVTGLFMMGVTNLVESSAVGAAAAMIAAAVKGRLSRKVMSNALHDTLGVSCMFMWIIMAALSFGAVFDGLGAVNAIKSLFIENWGLSPWGVLIMMQLSYIVMGMFLDDTAMLVIVAPLYIPLIIQLGFNPVWYGVLYTITCQIAYMTPPFGYNLFLMKAMAPKEITLMDIYASIVPFVIIMTAGLALIMLFPSIATFLPDLYFAR; encoded by the coding sequence ATGAGCTATGAAATGATCGCCCTGATGATGTTCTCGTCCCTGGTGATGCTGCTCATCACCGGACAGCGGTTCTTCGGGGCAGTCGGGTTCGTGGCCGCGGCCTCGTCCCTGCTCCTGTGGGGCAACGGCGGGGCAGAGATGCCCTTCAACGCGGCCATCGTGCTGCTCAACTGGTATCCGCTGCTGACCCTGCCCCTGTTCATCTTCATGGGCTACATCCTGTCCGAGTCCGGCATCGCCAGCGACCTGTACAAGATGTTCCACGTGTTCATGGGCCCCATTCCCGGCGGCCTGGCGCTGGGCACCATCGTGCTCATGGTGGCCATCTCGGCCATGAACGGGCTGAGCGTGGCCGGCATGGCCATCGGCTCGTCCATCGCCCTGCCCGAGATGCTCAAGCGCGGCTATGACAAAAAAATGATCTCCGGCGTCATCCAGGCGGGCAGCTCGCTCGGCATCATGATCCCGCCGAGCATCGTCCTGGTGCTCTACGGCATGATCGCGCGCCAGCCCGTGAGCCAGCTGTGGCTGGCGGGCGTGTTTCCCGGCCTGCTCCTGGCGGTCATGTTCGCCGTCTACATCCTGGTGCGCTGCAAGCTCCAGCCCGACATGGGCCCGGCGCTTCCCGCCGAGGAACGCGACATGCCGCGCGCCGAGAAGCTCAGGCTGCTGGGCGCGGGCGTCATGCCGCTGTTCATCATCTTCTCGGTCACCGGCCTGTTCATGATGGGCGTGACCAACCTGGTGGAAAGCTCGGCCGTGGGCGCCGCGGCCGCCATGATCGCCGCCGCCGTCAAGGGCCGGCTGTCCAGGAAGGTCATGAGCAACGCCCTGCACGACACGCTGGGCGTGAGCTGCATGTTCATGTGGATCATCATGGCGGCGCTGAGCTTCGGCGCGGTCTTCGACGGCCTGGGCGCGGTCAACGCCATCAAGTCCCTGTTCATCGAGAACTGGGGCCTGAGCCCCTGGGGCGTGCTGATCATGATGCAGCTGTCCTACATCGTCATGGGCATGTTCCTGGACGACACGGCCATGCTGGTCATCGTCGCCCCGCTGTACATCCCGCTGATCATCCAGCTGGGCTTCAACCCGGTCTGGTACGGCGTCCTGTACACCATCACCTGCCAGATCGCGTACATGACGCCCCCCTTCGGCTACAACCTGTTCCTGATGAAGGCCATGGCCCCCAAGGAGATCACGCTCATGGACATCTACGCCTCCATCGTGCCCTTCGTCATCATCATGACCGCCGGGCTGGCGTTGATCATGCTCTTCCCGAGCATCGCCACGTTCCTGCCGGACCTGTACTTTGCCCGATAG
- a CDS encoding catalase, whose protein sequence is MSKDTKKMTSAFGCPVGNDLNTVTAGERGPALMQDVHLLEKLAHFDRERIPERVVHAKGAGAYGYFEVTADVTKYTKAAFLSEVGKKTEVFARFSTVGGEKGSADCERDPRGFALKFYTEDGNYDMTGNNTPVFFIRDPLKFPDFIHTQKRDPLTNLKSPTMAWDFWSLTPESMHQVTILFSDRGTPATYRNMNGYSSHTYKWYNAKGEYFWVQYHFKTDQGIRNLTGPESDAMRGKDPDHATRDLFNAIEAGDYPSWTLEMQILTPERARDFKWDILDITKVWPHSEVPPITVGKLVLNRNPENYFAEVEQAAFNPSNLVPGIGVSPDKMLQGRLFSYHDTHLHRLGPNYHLIPVNQAKNAPENNYQRDGNMRVDKNGGSGPNYWPNSFDGPAPDNVSVEPDIPIEGVGQRHEFNHPNDDFVQPGTLYSVVMTDQDRANLVNNIVGNMETVPQPIQLRQCALFYLTHEDYGARVAQGLGLDMAEVKRLAAMTQEERVAATSIK, encoded by the coding sequence ATGTCAAAAGACACGAAAAAAATGACGAGTGCCTTTGGTTGCCCCGTTGGCAACGATCTGAATACCGTAACCGCCGGGGAGCGCGGCCCGGCCTTGATGCAGGATGTGCATCTGCTTGAGAAACTGGCGCATTTCGACCGCGAACGCATCCCCGAGCGGGTGGTGCACGCCAAGGGCGCCGGGGCCTACGGCTACTTCGAGGTCACGGCCGACGTGACCAAATACACCAAGGCCGCCTTCCTGTCCGAGGTGGGCAAGAAGACCGAGGTCTTTGCCCGCTTCTCCACCGTGGGCGGTGAAAAGGGCAGCGCGGACTGCGAGCGCGACCCGCGCGGCTTCGCGCTCAAGTTCTACACCGAGGACGGCAACTACGACATGACCGGCAACAACACCCCGGTCTTCTTCATCCGCGATCCGCTCAAGTTTCCGGACTTCATCCACACCCAGAAGCGCGATCCCCTGACCAACCTCAAGAGCCCGACCATGGCCTGGGACTTCTGGTCGCTGACCCCGGAGTCCATGCACCAGGTGACCATCCTCTTCTCGGACCGGGGCACCCCGGCCACCTACCGGAACATGAACGGCTACTCCAGCCACACCTACAAGTGGTACAACGCCAAAGGCGAGTACTTCTGGGTCCAGTACCACTTCAAGACCGACCAGGGGATCAGGAACCTGACCGGTCCCGAGTCCGACGCCATGCGCGGCAAGGACCCGGACCACGCCACCCGCGATCTGTTCAACGCCATCGAGGCCGGGGACTACCCGTCCTGGACCCTGGAAATGCAGATCCTCACCCCGGAACGGGCCCGGGATTTCAAATGGGACATCCTCGACATCACCAAGGTCTGGCCGCACAGCGAGGTACCGCCCATCACCGTGGGCAAGCTCGTGCTCAACCGCAACCCGGAAAACTACTTCGCCGAAGTGGAACAGGCCGCCTTCAACCCGAGCAACCTGGTGCCCGGCATCGGCGTGTCGCCCGACAAGATGCTCCAGGGGCGGCTGTTCTCCTACCACGACACCCATCTGCACCGGCTCGGACCCAACTACCACCTCATTCCGGTCAATCAGGCCAAGAACGCCCCGGAAAACAACTACCAGCGCGACGGCAACATGCGCGTGGACAAGAACGGCGGGTCCGGACCCAACTACTGGCCCAATTCCTTTGACGGACCGGCCCCGGACAATGTCTCCGTTGAGCCCGACATCCCGATTGAGGGCGTGGGCCAGCGCCACGAGTTCAATCACCCCAACGACGATTTCGTCCAGCCCGGCACCCTGTACTCCGTGGTCATGACCGACCAGGACCGCGCCAATCTCGTGAACAACATCGTGGGCAACATGGAAACCGTGCCCCAGCCCATCCAACTGCGGCAATGCGCCCTGTTCTACCTGACCCACGAGGACTACGGCGCCCGCGTGGCCCAGGGCCTCGGCCTCGACATGGCCGAAGTCAAACGGCTGGCCGCCATGACCCAGGAAGAACGGGTGGCCGCCACCTCTATTAAGTAG
- a CDS encoding tetratricopeptide repeat protein yields MPPETADSIVRHFIEKNGGLIVYVSDDYGFTRALRNMVSRVIGLRGDALLPFASLDAAVDKCVELREQDIPFVVFIERMIDGRPSTDFIIRLSRECPEARMIVLTWEATQETVAYFFELGVSRVLVKPASANKVIEELAAAISPPMELRRQMEHCAKLLESRNYAAALTASDRILMIRPDSARGLAMRGDALMGTGKVDSAIQAYMAAHEANPIFMAPLLRLAEAFRDMEDERALSYLKELDAISPLNPDRKIDIAEQHLRQGEHEQAERYLDQSVQAAERETRSMVGDLTERIVDAVSGVAPDLAVKYLNRVIDTKRVLGRDDLIHFNRLGIILRGEGRWAEAVEVYKKALNIAPEDAVIHYNMGLAHWEGNERMTALDCFEKALGIDPAFYSGSVGAALNIGSLYLDLRYPDDAAPFFEHVLSLDPENDLAQAKLDQAHRLARAQPESARRHRPGKEPVLNLDALPEPPQKKKKKKRRPFTNLEL; encoded by the coding sequence ATGCCGCCCGAAACCGCCGACAGCATAGTCCGCCACTTCATCGAAAAGAACGGGGGCCTGATCGTCTACGTCTCGGACGACTACGGGTTCACCCGCGCCCTGCGCAACATGGTCTCGCGCGTCATCGGCCTGCGCGGCGACGCGCTTTTGCCGTTCGCCTCCCTGGACGCGGCCGTGGACAAGTGCGTGGAGCTGCGCGAGCAGGACATCCCCTTCGTGGTCTTCATCGAGCGCATGATCGACGGCCGTCCGTCCACGGACTTCATCATCCGCCTGTCGCGCGAATGCCCGGAGGCGCGCATGATCGTGCTCACCTGGGAGGCCACCCAGGAGACCGTGGCCTACTTCTTCGAATTGGGCGTGTCCCGCGTGCTGGTCAAGCCCGCCTCGGCCAACAAGGTCATCGAGGAGCTGGCCGCGGCCATCTCCCCGCCCATGGAGCTGCGCCGCCAGATGGAGCACTGCGCCAAGCTTCTGGAGTCCCGCAACTACGCGGCCGCCCTGACCGCTTCGGACCGCATCCTGATGATCCGGCCCGACTCGGCGCGCGGCCTGGCCATGCGCGGCGACGCGCTCATGGGCACCGGCAAGGTGGACTCGGCGATCCAGGCCTACATGGCCGCCCACGAGGCCAACCCCATCTTCATGGCCCCGCTTCTCAGGCTGGCCGAGGCCTTCCGCGACATGGAGGATGAACGCGCCCTGTCCTACCTCAAGGAGCTCGACGCCATTTCGCCGCTCAACCCGGACCGCAAGATCGACATCGCCGAGCAGCATTTGCGCCAGGGCGAACACGAACAGGCCGAACGCTACCTGGACCAGAGCGTCCAGGCCGCCGAGCGCGAGACCCGCTCGATGGTCGGCGACCTGACCGAACGCATCGTGGACGCCGTGTCCGGCGTGGCCCCGGACCTGGCGGTCAAATACCTGAACCGGGTCATCGACACCAAGCGCGTGCTCGGCCGCGACGACCTCATCCATTTCAACCGGTTGGGCATCATCCTGCGCGGCGAGGGCCGCTGGGCCGAGGCCGTGGAGGTCTACAAAAAGGCCCTGAACATCGCCCCGGAGGACGCGGTCATCCATTACAACATGGGCCTGGCGCACTGGGAGGGCAATGAGCGCATGACCGCCCTGGACTGCTTCGAAAAGGCGCTTGGGATCGACCCCGCCTTTTACTCCGGCAGCGTGGGCGCGGCCCTGAACATCGGCTCGCTCTACCTGGACCTGCGCTACCCGGACGACGCGGCGCCGTTCTTCGAACACGTCCTCTCCCTGGACCCGGAAAACGACCTGGCCCAGGCCAAACTCGACCAGGCCCACCGCCTGGCCCGAGCCCAGCCCGAATCCGCCCGCCGCCATCGTCCCGGGAAAGAACCGGTCCTGAACCTCGACGCCCTGCCCGAGCCGCCCCAAAAGAAGAAAAAGAAGAAGCGCAGGCCGTTCACCAATCTGGAGTTGTGA
- a CDS encoding TRAP transporter small permease subunit encodes MLRPIRAYVRFVDKLNTIVGKFAMMLIFLMMGILLCESISRTFFDTPHIWTMESAQFTMAAYYMLGGGFSLLLRAHVRMDVLYSRWFTKTKAKVDRFTIFFMIFYLVVLLYGGLSSASYSLEYGQHNHTAWAPPLAPIKIIMVIGIILMLLQAVATFFKDMAKARGESEEEWS; translated from the coding sequence TTGTTACGGCCCATTCGAGCCTACGTTCGATTCGTCGACAAGCTGAACACCATCGTCGGGAAGTTCGCCATGATGCTGATCTTCCTGATGATGGGCATATTGTTGTGCGAATCCATTTCGCGGACATTCTTCGACACGCCGCACATCTGGACCATGGAGTCCGCCCAGTTCACCATGGCGGCCTATTACATGCTCGGCGGCGGGTTTTCCCTGCTGCTTAGGGCGCACGTGCGCATGGATGTCCTCTACAGCCGCTGGTTCACCAAGACCAAGGCCAAGGTGGACCGCTTCACCATATTCTTCATGATCTTCTATCTGGTCGTACTGCTCTACGGCGGACTTTCCAGCGCCTCCTATTCCCTTGAGTACGGCCAGCACAACCACACCGCCTGGGCCCCGCCCCTGGCCCCGATCAAGATCATCATGGTCATCGGCATCATCCTGATGCTCCTGCAGGCCGTCGCCACGTTCTTCAAGGACATGGCCAAGGCCCGCGGCGAGAGCGAGGAGGAATGGTCATGA
- a CDS encoding DUF1656 domain-containing protein, whose amino-acid sequence MLIPSEVNMGGVFFPPLLLAGSLGLVSTFLLTRLMNRYRLSRFFASPPTAFFSFVIIFTVIFDVILFG is encoded by the coding sequence ATGCTGATTCCCAGTGAAGTCAATATGGGGGGAGTCTTTTTCCCGCCCCTGCTTTTGGCCGGATCCCTCGGGCTGGTGTCCACCTTCCTGCTGACCCGGTTGATGAACCGCTACCGCCTGTCCCGGTTCTTCGCCTCGCCGCCCACGGCCTTTTTTTCCTTTGTCATCATCTTCACCGTCATTTTCGACGTCATTCTCTTTGGATAG
- a CDS encoding MBL fold metallo-hydrolase translates to MRVTFVGVGEAFDERLPNTSLLVESGDSSILLDCGFNVSCRLWDYAANPIDLDAVFISHFHADHYFGLPALIVRSMQEKRTKRLTILGPSGIESRVQRLMELAYSNALTRTGFEIFFIECVPGEDFKHSGFRFRFALNDHSMPCLAIRLDAGGKSLYYSGDGKPTDATVDLAEDCDLVVHEAFTLDEITLGHGDVGTSLDMARKSGAKACALVHMKRTIRHTMMDMIRMAVDTRPEVNGFVPEPGDVREL, encoded by the coding sequence ATGCGCGTCACTTTTGTCGGGGTGGGCGAGGCCTTTGACGAACGTTTGCCGAACACCTCCCTGCTGGTGGAGTCCGGCGATTCGTCCATCCTGCTCGATTGCGGCTTCAACGTCTCCTGCCGCCTGTGGGACTATGCCGCGAACCCCATCGACCTGGACGCGGTCTTCATCTCCCACTTCCACGCGGACCACTATTTCGGCCTCCCGGCCCTGATCGTCCGCTCCATGCAGGAGAAGCGCACCAAGCGGCTGACCATCCTCGGCCCGAGCGGCATCGAGTCCAGGGTCCAACGGCTCATGGAGCTGGCCTATTCCAACGCCCTGACCAGGACCGGGTTCGAGATATTCTTCATCGAGTGCGTGCCCGGCGAGGACTTCAAGCACAGCGGCTTCCGCTTCCGTTTCGCGCTTAACGACCACTCCATGCCCTGCCTGGCCATCCGGCTGGATGCCGGGGGCAAGTCCCTTTACTACTCGGGCGACGGCAAGCCCACGGACGCCACCGTGGACCTGGCCGAAGACTGCGACCTGGTGGTCCACGAGGCCTTCACCCTGGACGAGATCACCCTGGGGCACGGCGACGTGGGGACTTCCCTGGACATGGCCCGCAAGTCCGGCGCGAAGGCGTGCGCCCTGGTGCACATGAAGCGGACCATCCGGCATACCATGATGGACATGATCCGCATGGCCGTGGACACCCGGCCCGAGGTCAACGGATTCGTGCCCGAACCGGGCGACGTGCGCGAGCTCTGA
- the dapF gene encoding diaminopimelate epimerase, whose amino-acid sequence MDIFTDSVPFFKMQGCGNDFVVIDNRELGIPEEAMADWAKAVCARAFGVCADGLFFLENADDPTLAYRWHFYNSDGSRAEMCGNASRCAAKLSHAIGLAPAEHAFGTDAGPIRAKVLLDGPDEGRVKVQLTPPLKTETDITLDVDGQPLTVHFTDTGVPHTVVFVDDVQKIDIMDLGPKLRYHAHFAPAGTNVNFAQVIDENTMLLRTYERGVEAETYACGTGAAATQLLAHTLGLTNDHADLTTTGNEVLTVFLENGTVYLQGAAELTFQGELYLKPLGLSL is encoded by the coding sequence ATGGACATATTCACCGACTCCGTGCCCTTCTTCAAGATGCAGGGCTGCGGCAACGACTTCGTGGTCATCGACAACCGTGAACTGGGCATTCCCGAGGAGGCCATGGCCGACTGGGCCAAGGCCGTGTGCGCCCGCGCCTTCGGGGTCTGCGCCGACGGTCTGTTCTTCCTCGAAAACGCCGACGACCCGACGCTGGCCTACCGCTGGCACTTCTACAATTCCGACGGCTCCCGGGCCGAGATGTGCGGCAACGCCTCGCGCTGCGCGGCCAAGCTCTCCCACGCCATCGGCCTGGCCCCGGCCGAGCACGCCTTTGGCACCGACGCCGGTCCCATCCGTGCCAAGGTCCTCCTGGACGGCCCGGACGAGGGCCGCGTCAAGGTCCAGCTCACCCCGCCCCTCAAGACCGAGACCGACATCACCCTGGACGTCGACGGCCAGCCCCTGACCGTGCACTTCACCGACACCGGCGTCCCCCACACCGTGGTCTTCGTGGACGACGTGCAAAAGATCGACATCATGGACCTCGGCCCCAAGCTCCGCTACCACGCCCACTTCGCGCCCGCCGGGACCAACGTCAACTTCGCCCAGGTCATCGACGAAAACACCATGCTCCTGCGGACCTACGAGCGCGGCGTGGAGGCCGAGACCTACGCCTGCGGCACCGGCGCCGCCGCCACCCAGCTCCTGGCCCACACCCTCGGCCTGACCAATGATCACGCCGACCTGACCACCACCGGCAACGAGGTCCTGACCGTGTTCCTCGAAAACGGCACCGTCTACCTCCAGGGCGCCGCCGAACTCACCTTCCAAGGCGAGCTCTACCTCAAGCCCCTCGGCCTGAGCCTGTAG
- a CDS encoding TRAP transporter substrate-binding protein: protein MKRREFITKAGIAGLAAAGAAAVAPAVHASQKSTIKWRLQTYAGPALAEHVIKPQIDAFNKAAQGEMVIELYNSDQLVPTSELFRAMQRGTIDAVQSDDDSIGAPVDVAVFAAYFPFASRYSLDVPTLFNHYGLKEIWEEAYSEVKGVSWLGAGAWDPCNFATREPIRSVNDLKGKRVFTFPTGGRFLSRFGVVPVTLPWEDVQVALQTGELDGIAWSGITECYTVGWADVTKYYLTNNISGAWAGSYFANTDKWEALPEHLKTLFNLSMDSSNYYRLHWYWWGEAHYRTKGGKLELTSIPDAEWQTVEDEAFKFWDEIAAKSPRNAKVVAILKEYVDTMRKAGKPYRY, encoded by the coding sequence ATGAAAAGAAGAGAGTTTATCACCAAGGCCGGCATCGCCGGTCTCGCCGCCGCCGGAGCCGCCGCCGTCGCCCCCGCGGTGCACGCCAGCCAGAAATCCACCATCAAGTGGCGCCTCCAGACTTATGCCGGCCCGGCCCTCGCCGAGCACGTCATCAAGCCCCAGATCGACGCCTTCAACAAGGCCGCCCAGGGCGAGATGGTCATCGAGCTGTACAATTCCGACCAGCTGGTGCCCACCAGCGAACTGTTCCGCGCCATGCAGCGCGGCACCATCGACGCCGTGCAGTCCGACGACGACTCCATCGGCGCTCCGGTGGACGTGGCCGTCTTCGCGGCCTACTTCCCCTTCGCCTCCCGCTACTCCCTGGATGTCCCCACCCTGTTCAACCACTACGGGCTGAAGGAAATCTGGGAAGAGGCGTACAGCGAGGTCAAGGGCGTGAGCTGGCTGGGCGCGGGCGCCTGGGACCCGTGCAACTTCGCCACCCGCGAGCCCATCCGCAGCGTCAATGACCTCAAGGGCAAGCGCGTCTTCACCTTCCCCACCGGCGGCCGCTTCCTGTCCCGCTTCGGCGTGGTCCCCGTCACCCTGCCCTGGGAAGACGTCCAGGTCGCCCTGCAGACCGGCGAGCTCGACGGCATAGCCTGGTCCGGCATCACCGAGTGCTACACCGTGGGCTGGGCCGACGTGACCAAGTACTACCTGACCAACAACATCTCCGGCGCGTGGGCCGGTTCCTACTTCGCCAACACGGACAAGTGGGAGGCCCTGCCCGAGCACCTCAAGACGCTCTTCAACCTCAGCATGGACAGCTCCAACTACTATCGCCTGCACTGGTACTGGTGGGGCGAGGCCCACTACCGCACCAAGGGCGGCAAGCTGGAACTGACCTCCATCCCGGACGCCGAATGGCAGACCGTGGAGGACGAGGCCTTCAAGTTCTGGGACGAGATCGCGGCCAAGAGCCCGCGCAACGCCAAGGTAGTCGCCATCCTCAAGGAATACGTGGACACCATGCGCAAGGCGGGCAAGCCCTACCGCTACTAA
- a CDS encoding HlyD family secretion protein produces the protein MKPHLRKWLLTGLVVLCAVLAVALRYREHIFNPWTRDGQVRADVVQIVPRISGPIVDLHVVDNQFVHKGDLLFEIDPRTYSAALDEAKANLDQADDQVQNRLEQVNSAAAALEQAQTRVRNAQFGLTSAQAHHEEASRDLGRFKTLLEDGTVARRDYDMNRETAVTAEAQLNQAKAQLDQAKAAKIQAEAELGQAKAVLGAAGRDNPLLREALARWEQARLNLEFTKVRAPVDGWVTNLTLRQGSQAVANQAMLALIDADSFWVAGYFREPSLAHIKKGDKAVVTLMTYPDTQISGTVDSIGYGISQADGSPGHELLPSVSPTFEWIRLAQRIPVRIHLDQVPPAIALRVGSTASVLVKTR, from the coding sequence ATGAAACCGCATCTCCGAAAATGGCTGTTGACCGGCCTGGTCGTCCTGTGCGCGGTCCTCGCGGTCGCGCTCAGGTACAGGGAACACATCTTCAACCCATGGACCCGGGACGGGCAGGTCAGGGCCGACGTGGTCCAGATCGTGCCCCGCATCTCCGGCCCCATCGTCGATCTGCACGTCGTGGACAACCAGTTCGTCCACAAGGGCGACCTGCTCTTCGAGATCGACCCCCGGACGTACTCCGCGGCCCTGGACGAGGCCAAGGCCAACCTGGATCAGGCCGATGACCAGGTCCAGAACCGCCTGGAGCAGGTCAACAGCGCGGCGGCAGCCCTTGAGCAGGCCCAGACCAGGGTGCGCAACGCCCAGTTCGGGTTGACCAGCGCCCAGGCCCACCACGAAGAGGCGTCCAGGGATCTCGGACGATTCAAGACCCTGCTGGAGGACGGGACCGTCGCCCGCCGCGACTACGACATGAACCGCGAGACCGCGGTGACCGCCGAGGCCCAACTCAACCAGGCCAAGGCGCAACTCGACCAGGCCAAGGCCGCCAAGATCCAGGCCGAAGCGGAACTGGGCCAGGCCAAGGCGGTGCTGGGCGCGGCCGGCAGGGACAACCCGTTGCTGCGCGAGGCGCTGGCCCGCTGGGAACAGGCGCGCCTGAACCTGGAGTTCACCAAGGTCCGGGCCCCGGTGGACGGCTGGGTCACCAACCTGACCCTGCGCCAGGGCAGCCAGGCCGTGGCCAACCAGGCGATGCTCGCCCTGATCGACGCGGACAGCTTCTGGGTGGCCGGATACTTCCGTGAACCCTCCCTCGCCCACATCAAAAAAGGCGACAAAGCCGTCGTCACGCTGATGACCTACCCCGACACGCAGATCTCCGGAACGGTGGACAGCATCGGCTACGGCATATCCCAGGCCGACGGCTCCCCCGGCCACGAACTGCTGCCGTCCGTCAGCCCGACCTTCGAATGGATTCGCCTGGCGCAGCGCATCCCCGTACGGATTCACCTGGACCAGGTCCCTCCGGCGATCGCCCTGCGGGTGGGCTCCACCGCCTCGGTGCTCGTGAAGACACGCTAA
- a CDS encoding tetratricopeptide repeat protein, producing MAGKYDAIVYDYFEKANGSIILISEDPLFKRMLSSTIFKVIGIKRDCLSSAETVHAGLKKVQAMNKAGLEFIVFIERMIGGNTSTDTILTLKRLLPDLKIIVLVGETKRENIAYFYEIGVANVISKPASVNNIIEKLAFTVKPQGKLSEYMDLGKRSLAAGKLMEAMKIAQKVLALKPESPAGLMLKGDIHLAQNELDKGLESYHRAHESSKIYLEPIKKLVDAYKGVDENEMLKYMKKLDRLSPLNAQRKTEIGKVHAKRREMAEAESYFDQAIETVTREAMGMISAVAESISEAVAEDPGMSEKYLTKVLEAKGSRLDKDDISLFNKLGIALRGQGKWREAIDNYTAALRISPKDEGLYYNMGMAYYDGGDKRRAGQCFMKALEHNPDFYKASETVSMNIGTLFADLREYEYAIPCFENALALNPENALAARKLAALRESAG from the coding sequence ATGGCTGGAAAATACGACGCCATCGTCTACGATTATTTCGAAAAGGCGAACGGCTCCATCATACTCATCAGCGAGGATCCGCTTTTCAAGCGGATGCTCTCTTCGACCATTTTCAAGGTCATAGGCATCAAGCGGGACTGCCTGTCCTCGGCCGAAACCGTGCACGCGGGGCTGAAAAAGGTCCAGGCCATGAACAAGGCGGGCCTGGAATTCATCGTCTTCATCGAGCGCATGATCGGCGGCAACACCAGCACCGACACCATCCTGACCCTCAAGCGGCTTCTGCCCGATCTGAAGATCATCGTCCTGGTGGGCGAGACCAAGCGCGAGAACATCGCCTACTTCTACGAGATCGGCGTGGCCAACGTCATCTCCAAGCCCGCGTCCGTGAACAACATCATCGAGAAGCTGGCCTTCACCGTCAAACCCCAGGGCAAGCTCAGCGAATACATGGACCTGGGCAAGCGGAGCCTGGCCGCGGGCAAGTTGATGGAGGCCATGAAGATCGCCCAGAAGGTCCTGGCCCTCAAGCCGGAGAGCCCGGCCGGGCTGATGCTCAAGGGCGACATTCACCTGGCCCAGAACGAGCTGGACAAGGGACTGGAAAGCTACCACCGGGCCCACGAGAGCTCCAAGATCTACCTGGAGCCGATCAAGAAGCTGGTGGACGCCTACAAGGGCGTGGACGAGAACGAGATGCTCAAGTACATGAAGAAGCTCGACCGCCTCAGCCCGCTCAATGCCCAGCGCAAGACCGAGATCGGCAAGGTTCACGCCAAACGGCGCGAGATGGCCGAGGCCGAATCCTATTTCGACCAGGCCATCGAGACCGTGACCCGCGAGGCCATGGGTATGATCAGCGCGGTGGCGGAATCCATATCCGAGGCCGTGGCCGAGGATCCGGGCATGTCCGAGAAGTACCTGACCAAGGTCCTGGAGGCCAAGGGCAGCCGGCTGGACAAGGACGATATCTCCCTGTTCAACAAGCTCGGCATCGCCCTGCGCGGCCAGGGCAAGTGGCGGGAGGCCATCGACAACTACACGGCGGCCCTGCGCATTTCGCCCAAGGACGAGGGGTTGTACTACAATATGGGCATGGCCTACTACGACGGCGGCGACAAGCGCCGGGCGGGCCAGTGCTTCATGAAGGCCCTGGAGCACAACCCGGACTTCTATAAGGCCAGCGAGACGGTCTCCATGAACATCGGCACCCTGTTCGCCGACCTGCGCGAATACGAATACGCCATCCCCTGCTTCGAGAACGCGCTGGCCCTCAACCCGGAAAACGCCCTGGCCGCGCGCAAGCTCGCCGCCCTCAGGGAATCCGCGGGCTGA